A single window of Acidobacteriota bacterium DNA harbors:
- a CDS encoding tetratricopeptide repeat protein, with amino-acid sequence MRIRTILVVAGAVLLIGAPAFAQEGSESLEKEARKAFNGGQFRRAALKFESAASAAGDPARKGRMLVQSAWASYNEGKRTDAQEALRRAYAASPDLEIVPDFYSPEFVKVAADVKSTLRTTPAAPSADVAELKRVARQKLADGLPEDVIHDLTYNVPREKLDAECLELLAAAYEKVGKFNEASRIRAAKGDPAKAPLPAVAPAVAASPAATAPPPPAAPSSTRIAAGAAAPAVDYLALGRAALSHGDALNAQSAANRLLEVDPQSSDAYRLLGNAFSMRGEKVLAEANLKQAIKYNEKNEGALLDLYDFYMADKNWEPALDALRRAAEINPENRDKLVALGRKARAEGDLAHAKQVFATAAAAAPKDTSILTEYASILLLMKDPDGALEPLTKAAAAEPDREIVRANLAAVLRKKGLWKEAEKEYREAIRSDPDYAPALTGLGGLLLERGQAAEAIEPLKKAVLRAPQSVDAAWALARAQRQTGALKDAADALERPLALDAPELWNEAGAIAMDRGRWDEAVIYFDKAVSRDGTVPLYKANRDKAAAAAAFVKTAAPAS; translated from the coding sequence GTGCGCATCCGGACGATTCTTGTGGTGGCCGGCGCGGTCCTCCTGATCGGCGCGCCCGCCTTCGCCCAGGAAGGGTCGGAATCGCTCGAAAAAGAGGCCCGCAAGGCGTTCAACGGCGGCCAGTTCCGGCGCGCCGCGCTGAAGTTCGAGAGCGCCGCTTCGGCGGCCGGCGACCCGGCGCGCAAGGGCCGCATGCTCGTGCAGAGCGCGTGGGCCTCCTACAACGAAGGCAAGCGAACCGACGCGCAGGAAGCCCTGCGGCGCGCGTACGCCGCGAGCCCGGACCTCGAGATCGTCCCCGACTTCTACTCGCCCGAGTTCGTGAAGGTCGCTGCCGACGTGAAGTCCACGCTGCGCACGACCCCCGCGGCGCCTTCGGCCGACGTCGCCGAGCTCAAGCGCGTCGCGCGGCAGAAGCTCGCGGACGGCCTGCCCGAAGACGTCATCCACGATCTGACGTACAACGTGCCGCGCGAAAAGCTCGACGCCGAGTGCCTCGAGCTCCTCGCGGCCGCTTACGAGAAGGTCGGCAAGTTCAACGAGGCCTCGCGCATCCGGGCCGCGAAGGGGGATCCGGCGAAGGCGCCTCTCCCGGCCGTCGCTCCGGCCGTGGCCGCCTCGCCGGCTGCGACTGCCCCGCCGCCCCCGGCCGCGCCCTCGTCGACACGCATCGCGGCCGGAGCCGCCGCGCCCGCCGTGGACTACCTCGCGCTGGGACGGGCCGCCCTGTCGCACGGCGACGCCCTGAACGCGCAGTCGGCCGCGAACCGGCTCCTCGAGGTCGATCCCCAGTCGAGCGACGCGTACCGCCTCCTCGGAAACGCCTTCTCGATGCGCGGCGAGAAGGTCCTCGCCGAAGCGAACCTCAAGCAGGCGATCAAGTACAACGAGAAGAACGAGGGCGCGCTCCTCGACCTCTACGACTTCTACATGGCGGACAAGAACTGGGAGCCGGCGCTCGACGCCCTTCGCAGGGCGGCCGAGATCAACCCGGAGAACCGCGACAAGCTCGTCGCGCTCGGGCGCAAGGCGCGCGCCGAGGGCGACCTCGCGCACGCGAAGCAGGTCTTCGCGACGGCCGCCGCCGCGGCGCCCAAGGACACCTCGATCCTCACGGAATACGCGTCCATTCTCCTCCTGATGAAGGACCCGGACGGCGCGCTCGAGCCGCTCACGAAGGCCGCGGCGGCCGAGCCCGACCGAGAGATCGTCCGCGCAAACCTCGCCGCCGTGCTCCGGAAGAAGGGCCTCTGGAAGGAGGCCGAGAAGGAGTACCGCGAGGCGATCCGCTCGGACCCGGACTACGCCCCGGCACTCACGGGCCTCGGCGGGCTCCTCCTCGAGCGCGGCCAGGCGGCCGAGGCGATCGAGCCTCTCAAGAAGGCCGTCCTCCGCGCGCCGCAGAGCGTGGACGCCGCGTGGGCGCTTGCCCGCGCGCAGCGCCAGACGGGCGCCCTGAAGGACGCGGCCGACGCGCTCGAAAGGCCGCTGGCTCTCGACGCGCCGGAGCTCTGGAACGAGGCGGGCGCGATCGCGATGGACCGCGGCCGGTGGGACGAGGCGGTCATCTACTTCGACAAGGCCGTCTCGCGCGACGGCACCGTCCCGCTCTACAAGGCGAACCGCGACAAGGCCGCCGCCGCCGCCGCGTTCGTCAAGACCGCGGCGCCCGCCTCCTGA
- a CDS encoding 3-hydroxybutyryl-CoA dehydrogenase has translation MMREIRSVGVLGAGLMGSGIAEVCAKAGFAVVVREVDEKALDAGKRRIENSLSKAVERGKLTAGDGEAIRNRLSYSCSLEDLSSSDLILEAIVENLEVKREVYKALDALCGPETIFCSNTSSLTITEMAAATQRPDRFAGLHFFNPVPVMKLVEVVRGLATSDATVAAVTAFARALGKEPVACRDNSGFIVNRLLVPYLLDAIRAHEQGVGSLEDIDTGMKLGCAHPMGPFELLDYVGLDTVYAIAEIMFAEYREARFAPPALLKRLVLAGRFGRKTGRGFFEYDERGNRKG, from the coding sequence CTGATGCGCGAAATTCGTTCGGTCGGCGTGCTCGGTGCGGGGCTTATGGGGTCGGGGATCGCCGAGGTGTGCGCGAAGGCGGGGTTCGCGGTCGTCGTCCGCGAAGTGGACGAGAAGGCGCTCGACGCGGGCAAGCGCCGCATCGAGAATTCACTTTCGAAGGCAGTTGAGCGTGGCAAGTTGACGGCCGGAGACGGCGAGGCGATTCGCAATCGCTTGAGCTATTCATGTTCACTGGAAGATCTTTCTTCCTCCGATCTCATCCTCGAGGCCATCGTCGAGAACCTCGAGGTCAAGCGCGAGGTTTACAAGGCGCTCGACGCGCTCTGCGGGCCGGAGACGATCTTCTGCTCCAACACGTCGTCGTTGACCATCACCGAGATGGCCGCCGCCACGCAGCGGCCGGACCGGTTCGCGGGCCTGCACTTCTTCAATCCGGTGCCTGTGATGAAGCTCGTCGAGGTCGTCCGCGGCCTTGCGACGTCGGACGCGACCGTCGCCGCCGTCACGGCCTTCGCCCGCGCCCTCGGCAAGGAGCCCGTCGCCTGCCGCGACAACTCTGGGTTCATCGTGAACCGGCTCCTCGTGCCGTACCTTCTCGACGCGATCCGCGCGCACGAGCAGGGTGTCGGCTCGCTCGAGGACATCGACACCGGCATGAAGCTCGGCTGCGCCCACCCCATGGGCCCGTTCGAGCTTCTCGACTACGTCGGGCTCGACACGGTTTACGCGATCGCCGAGATCATGTTCGCGGAGTATCGTGAGGCCCGCTTCGCGCCGCCCGCCCTCCTGAAGAGGCTGGTGCTGGCCGGGCGATTCGGAAGAAAGACCGGAAGGGGATTCTTCGAGTACGACGAACGGGGCAACAGAAAGGGCTGA
- a CDS encoding enoyl-CoA hydratase/isomerase family protein has product MSVVVTEVSERILTVTVSRPEKLNALNAEVLDGLHAAFAAAKENPDVGAVILTGAGEKAFVAGADIAGFKAFTPAGARDFARKGQATFDLIENLGKPVVAAVNGFALGGGCELAMAATFRYASKNAKLGQPEVNLGLIPGYGGSQRLPRLVGKGRALELLLTGDAISADEAFRIGLVNKVVEPAELLPACRETLKKILGKAPVAVRYVLDAVNAGLDMPFAAAEDHEATLFGLCAATDDMKEGVSAFLEKRPAKFAGR; this is encoded by the coding sequence ATGAGCGTCGTCGTCACGGAGGTCTCCGAGCGCATCCTCACCGTCACGGTCAGCCGTCCCGAGAAGCTGAACGCCCTGAACGCCGAGGTCCTCGACGGCCTGCACGCCGCGTTCGCCGCCGCGAAGGAGAACCCGGACGTCGGCGCCGTGATCCTCACGGGCGCGGGAGAGAAGGCGTTCGTCGCCGGTGCGGACATCGCGGGGTTCAAGGCGTTCACGCCCGCCGGGGCGCGCGACTTCGCGCGCAAGGGACAGGCGACGTTCGACCTGATCGAGAACCTCGGCAAGCCCGTCGTCGCCGCGGTGAACGGCTTTGCGCTGGGCGGCGGATGCGAGCTCGCGATGGCGGCGACTTTCCGCTACGCGTCGAAGAACGCAAAGCTTGGCCAGCCGGAAGTGAACCTCGGGCTGATCCCCGGCTACGGAGGCTCCCAGCGCCTGCCGCGGCTCGTGGGAAAGGGCCGAGCGCTCGAGCTCCTGCTCACGGGCGACGCGATCTCCGCCGACGAGGCGTTCCGGATCGGCCTCGTGAACAAGGTCGTCGAGCCGGCCGAGCTCCTGCCGGCCTGCCGCGAGACGCTGAAAAAGATCCTCGGCAAGGCGCCCGTCGCAGTGCGCTACGTCCTCGACGCCGTGAACGCGGGCCTCGACATGCCGTTCGCCGCGGCCGAGGACCACGAGGCGACGCTCTTCGGCCTCTGCGCGGCGACCGACGACATGAAGGAAGGCGTCTCCGCGTTCCTCGAGAAGCGGCCGGCGAAGTTCGCCGGCCGCTGA
- a CDS encoding beta-lactamase family protein codes for MSAPESLRALLDEGLERGFFAGASALVVSEKDTLAERHAGDARVEPASERRAAGPDTLWDLASLTKPLAGAALVLSLAGENALSLDDTVWRFEDRWRKSFLEGVSVRFLLAHLGGLVDWFPVYSKGEGRAAYARTLGELDAAAIPGTKVIYSCPGYLFLSEIVERVSGSTLDRLFEARVSAPLNLSKNLLFSPASPDDLARCAGGERDDATERAMTTDRKLKYGGFREGVVNAQANDGNAYRRGNGVSLNAGLFGTAEAAAALGRAWLTRDGRLLPERFFALATENATIGLGEDRGLGWQLASTPGSPGEPLGPTAFGHTGFTGASLFVDPERGRVAVLLANRLHPDARAVEMNAFRRRFHEIAAAL; via the coding sequence GTGAGCGCGCCGGAGAGCCTTCGCGCGCTCCTCGACGAGGGGCTCGAGCGCGGCTTTTTCGCGGGCGCCTCGGCTCTCGTCGTCTCGGAGAAAGACACGCTCGCGGAGCGCCACGCGGGCGACGCGCGTGTCGAGCCGGCCAGCGAGCGCCGCGCCGCGGGGCCCGACACGCTCTGGGATCTCGCGTCGCTGACGAAACCTCTCGCGGGGGCTGCGTTGGTCTTGTCTCTGGCGGGAGAGAACGCCCTCTCGCTGGACGATACCGTATGGCGATTCGAGGATCGGTGGAGGAAGAGCTTCTTAGAAGGTGTCAGCGTCAGGTTCTTGCTCGCGCATCTCGGCGGACTCGTGGACTGGTTCCCCGTCTATTCAAAGGGCGAGGGCCGGGCCGCTTATGCCCGAACCCTCGGGGAACTCGACGCCGCGGCGATCCCGGGCACGAAGGTCATCTACTCCTGCCCTGGTTATCTATTCCTTTCAGAGATCGTCGAACGAGTCTCAGGGAGCACGCTCGACCGGCTCTTCGAGGCGAGGGTCTCCGCCCCTCTTAACCTTTCAAAGAATCTTCTCTTCTCTCCCGCTTCTCCCGACGACCTGGCCAGATGCGCAGGTGGCGAGAGGGACGACGCAACCGAGCGAGCGATGACCACCGACCGTAAGCTCAAGTACGGCGGCTTCCGCGAGGGTGTCGTGAACGCGCAGGCGAACGACGGCAACGCGTACCGCCGCGGCAACGGCGTGTCGCTGAACGCGGGCCTCTTCGGCACGGCCGAAGCGGCCGCCGCTCTCGGCCGCGCGTGGCTCACGCGCGACGGGCGCCTCTTGCCGGAGCGCTTCTTCGCTCTCGCCACGGAGAATGCGACCATCGGCCTCGGTGAAGACCGCGGTCTCGGCTGGCAGCTCGCGTCGACGCCGGGGAGCCCGGGCGAGCCGCTCGGCCCGACCGCGTTCGGGCACACGGGCTTCACCGGCGCGTCTCTCTTCGTCGACCCCGAACGCGGACGCGTGGCGGTCCTTCTCGCGAACCGACTGCACCCGGACGCGCGCGCGGTGGAGATGAACGCGTTCCGGCGCCGCTTCCACGAGATCGCGGCGGCGCTCTAA
- a CDS encoding insulinase family protein has protein sequence MTIRRTYSLITASALLALLPGAARADEAPVKEKPPELDAPRPFKLPAPTRFTLPNGLKVSMVPYGTVPKALVRLTVQVGNADDPAGQTWMADLTGDLLLEGTKTRSATRIAQDAASMGGEVAVQAGENLTTVAGEVLSEFAPAMVDLVADVVRNPAFPDSELARLKANLERRLSIAKSQSQQMALEAFRAAMYPGQPYGRLFPAADAVKGYTLANAKAFWSGHFGADRSTLYVVGVFDAKATEAAIRKAFDGWGKATAAAAPAPKAATKRTLTVLDRPGASQSTVILGMPVVDPSSPDYVPLVVTNALLGGSFGSRITSNIREQKGYTYSPFSQVSVRRQGAYWSEAADVTTAVTGASIKEIFGEIDRLRAEPPAAAELKGIQNYLAGTFVLQNSSRAGIANQLQFLALHGLPDSYLSGFVARIQAVTPEEITHLAKAYIRPEQTTLVVVGDRKLIDEQLKPYAPAGQP, from the coding sequence ATGACGATCCGCAGAACGTATTCGCTCATCACTGCCTCGGCGCTCCTCGCTCTACTTCCGGGCGCCGCGCGCGCCGACGAGGCACCGGTCAAGGAGAAGCCACCCGAACTGGACGCCCCGCGTCCGTTCAAGCTCCCCGCGCCGACGCGCTTCACGCTGCCGAACGGCCTGAAAGTCTCGATGGTCCCCTACGGGACAGTCCCGAAGGCGCTCGTCCGCCTCACGGTCCAGGTCGGCAACGCCGACGACCCGGCCGGCCAGACGTGGATGGCCGATCTCACGGGCGACCTCCTTCTCGAAGGCACGAAGACGCGCAGCGCGACCAGGATCGCTCAGGACGCCGCCTCGATGGGCGGCGAAGTCGCCGTCCAGGCCGGAGAGAACCTGACGACGGTGGCCGGCGAGGTCCTCTCCGAGTTCGCGCCCGCCATGGTCGACCTCGTGGCCGACGTCGTCCGAAACCCCGCGTTTCCCGATTCGGAGCTCGCACGCCTCAAGGCCAACCTCGAACGCCGCCTCTCGATCGCGAAGAGCCAGTCGCAGCAGATGGCCCTCGAGGCCTTCCGGGCCGCGATGTACCCGGGCCAGCCGTACGGCCGGCTCTTCCCGGCAGCCGACGCGGTCAAGGGCTACACCCTCGCAAACGCCAAGGCGTTCTGGTCCGGCCATTTCGGAGCCGACCGTTCCACGCTCTACGTTGTCGGCGTCTTCGACGCCAAGGCCACGGAGGCCGCCATCCGCAAGGCGTTCGACGGCTGGGGGAAGGCGACCGCGGCCGCGGCCCCGGCACCGAAGGCGGCGACGAAACGCACGCTGACGGTTCTGGACCGCCCGGGCGCTTCGCAGTCCACGGTCATCCTCGGTATGCCCGTCGTCGACCCTTCGAGCCCCGACTACGTCCCTCTCGTCGTCACGAACGCGCTCCTCGGCGGCTCCTTCGGTTCGCGCATCACGAGCAACATCCGCGAGCAGAAGGGCTACACGTACTCGCCGTTCAGCCAGGTCTCCGTGCGCCGGCAGGGGGCCTACTGGTCAGAGGCGGCGGACGTCACGACGGCCGTGACCGGAGCCTCGATCAAGGAGATCTTCGGCGAGATCGACCGCCTGCGCGCGGAGCCTCCGGCCGCGGCGGAACTGAAAGGCATCCAGAACTACCTCGCGGGAACGTTCGTCCTGCAGAACTCCTCGCGCGCCGGCATCGCGAACCAGCTCCAGTTCCTCGCGCTGCACGGCCTGCCGGACTCGTACCTCTCCGGGTTCGTCGCGCGCATCCAGGCCGTCACGCCCGAGGAGATCACGCACCTCGCGAAGGCCTACATCCGGCCCGAGCAGACGACTCTCGTCGTCGTTGGCGACCGCAAGCTCATCGACGAGCAGCTCAAGCCCTACGCCCCCGCCGGACAGCCCTGA
- a CDS encoding insulinase family protein, translated as MKPRLALAALALAAAIGPVAPAAEPSAPARAPIPVDYRKLPNGLKVVLSPDHTSPTAVVAVYYNIGFRIEPRDRTGFAHLFEHLMFQGSKNLGKMEFIKLVQSNGGILNGSTRFDFTNYFEVVPANALKTALWAEADRMRGLAITQENLANQQGVVKNEVKVNVLNRPYGGFPWLDMPQVANENWFNAHNFYGDLKDLDAATLKDAEAFFKAFYSPGNAALVVTGDFETEPTFKWIQEYFGPIPSAPHQELPDISEPRQEKEKRTSRQDAQAPRPALAVAYHAPKRNTPEYYALGLLEQILAGGSDSRLYDALVRKGALTGEVNSSINGLGNQFNIAGPTLFTLSLFHDRDKTPDAILKVLDAEIEKLRTTPVDQATFDRAMVKMRSDLYAMQESTFGFGRADLLASFALFDDDPARINGLEKEFAKVTPELIRRTAEEVLRPTNRTILAIEPKPEAPKLPGPKV; from the coding sequence ATGAAGCCACGCCTCGCCCTTGCCGCTCTCGCCCTCGCGGCGGCGATCGGGCCGGTCGCCCCCGCCGCGGAGCCTTCCGCCCCCGCCCGCGCCCCGATTCCCGTCGACTACCGCAAGCTCCCGAACGGCCTGAAGGTGGTCCTTTCGCCCGACCACACCTCCCCCACGGCGGTCGTGGCCGTCTACTACAACATCGGCTTCCGGATCGAGCCGCGCGACCGGACCGGATTTGCCCACCTCTTCGAGCACCTGATGTTCCAGGGTTCGAAGAACCTCGGGAAGATGGAGTTCATCAAGCTCGTCCAGTCCAACGGCGGCATCCTGAACGGCTCGACGCGCTTCGACTTCACGAACTATTTCGAGGTCGTGCCCGCGAACGCGCTCAAGACCGCGCTCTGGGCCGAGGCCGACCGCATGCGCGGCCTCGCGATCACGCAGGAGAACCTCGCGAACCAGCAGGGCGTCGTCAAGAACGAGGTCAAGGTCAACGTCCTGAACCGGCCGTACGGCGGCTTCCCGTGGCTCGACATGCCGCAGGTCGCGAACGAGAACTGGTTCAACGCCCACAATTTCTACGGCGACCTCAAGGATCTCGACGCGGCGACGCTCAAGGACGCCGAGGCGTTCTTCAAGGCGTTCTACTCTCCGGGTAACGCCGCGCTCGTCGTGACGGGTGACTTCGAAACCGAGCCCACCTTCAAGTGGATCCAGGAGTACTTCGGCCCGATCCCGTCCGCGCCGCACCAGGAGCTTCCCGACATTTCCGAGCCCCGGCAGGAAAAGGAAAAGCGGACTTCCAGGCAGGACGCGCAGGCGCCGCGCCCCGCGCTCGCCGTCGCGTACCACGCGCCGAAGCGCAACACGCCCGAGTACTACGCGCTCGGCCTCCTGGAGCAGATCCTCGCGGGCGGCAGCGACAGCCGCCTCTACGACGCTCTCGTGCGCAAGGGCGCGCTGACCGGCGAGGTGAACTCCTCGATCAACGGCCTCGGGAACCAGTTCAACATCGCGGGGCCGACGCTCTTCACGCTCTCGCTGTTCCACGACCGGGACAAGACGCCCGACGCGATCCTCAAGGTGCTCGACGCCGAGATCGAGAAGCTCCGGACGACGCCGGTCGACCAGGCGACGTTCGACCGCGCGATGGTGAAGATGCGGTCCGACCTCTACGCGATGCAGGAGAGCACGTTCGGCTTCGGCCGCGCGGACCTCCTCGCCTCGTTCGCGCTCTTTGACGACGACCCGGCGCGGATCAACGGCCTCGAGAAGGAGTTCGCGAAGGTCACGCCCGAGCTCATCAGAAGAACAGCTGAAGAGGTTCTCCGCCCCACCAACCGCACGATCCTCGCGATCGAGCCGAAGCCGGAGGCCCCCAAGCTCCCCGGCCCGAAGGTCTGA
- a CDS encoding serine/threonine protein kinase, which yields MLTQVGKYLIEEKVGVGGFGTVYKGRDPFIKRAVAIKTCQSEEEEIKKRFFREAEFAGNLHHRNITTIYDFGVTDDGTPYIVQEFLTGEDLDKLARKRDPLPLRRKLEILVDVCEGLGYAHTAGIIHRDIKPSNVRILEDGTVKLMDFGIAKSMVSQSTLTQTGITLGTASYLAPEQIRGEDLDARTDLFSLGVLAYELTTGQKPFTGDHISTVLYRIMNEQPAPPSTIVPGLPRALDAIVVKLLEKDRTRRHTNCAEVKAELGAVLALLSSAPENEAPVDDMDRTVATPSAGYQTGAAPRAASRVLDTPLSPPGPLRQTQGGAADVRLRATGGAPVLPSSTEAHARESGPVLRVLLSAAVVVLAGGGGFWLYVQKKAAKPQPPSPAEASAPSVPAPAATTASSNAPATALVPSTAAPEPAPASASAPPVAVAPEPTLAPTPAGPVMVTFRSNQVATLTIDGKKKGSVPPAGTRFSVEPGKHTAVFGIPGFMTLPPVTFVVDGLDTIPVTAIFPAKGQIVLTVSPPGAEIRIDGVAQEPPAAPPFKKFLVAGQHDIVVSMPGYRTETKAIDLEEEAQNTYRFDLKKE from the coding sequence ATGCTTACCCAGGTCGGGAAATACCTGATCGAGGAGAAGGTCGGGGTGGGCGGTTTCGGAACCGTCTACAAGGGACGGGATCCGTTCATCAAGCGGGCCGTCGCGATCAAGACCTGCCAGAGCGAGGAAGAAGAGATCAAGAAGCGGTTCTTCCGCGAGGCCGAGTTCGCGGGGAACCTCCACCACCGCAACATCACGACGATCTACGACTTCGGCGTCACGGACGACGGGACGCCCTACATCGTCCAGGAGTTCCTGACCGGCGAGGACCTCGACAAGCTCGCACGGAAGCGCGATCCGCTGCCGCTCCGGCGCAAGCTCGAAATCCTCGTGGACGTCTGCGAGGGCCTCGGATACGCCCACACGGCCGGGATCATCCACCGCGACATCAAGCCCTCGAACGTCCGCATTCTCGAGGACGGGACGGTCAAGCTCATGGACTTCGGGATCGCGAAGTCCATGGTCTCGCAGTCCACGCTCACGCAGACGGGCATCACGCTGGGCACCGCGTCGTACCTCGCCCCGGAGCAGATTCGCGGCGAGGATCTCGACGCGCGCACGGACCTCTTCAGCCTCGGCGTCCTCGCATACGAGCTCACGACGGGGCAGAAGCCCTTCACGGGCGACCACATCTCGACGGTGCTCTACCGGATCATGAACGAGCAGCCCGCGCCGCCCTCGACGATCGTCCCGGGACTGCCGCGGGCCCTCGACGCGATCGTCGTGAAGCTCCTCGAGAAGGACCGCACCCGCCGGCACACGAACTGCGCGGAGGTGAAGGCCGAGCTCGGCGCGGTTCTCGCCCTGCTTTCGAGCGCGCCGGAGAACGAGGCGCCGGTCGACGACATGGACCGGACGGTCGCGACGCCGTCCGCCGGTTACCAGACGGGCGCCGCGCCCCGGGCGGCCTCCCGCGTCCTCGACACGCCGCTCTCGCCCCCGGGTCCCCTGCGCCAGACGCAGGGCGGCGCCGCCGACGTCCGTCTGCGCGCCACGGGAGGCGCTCCCGTTCTCCCCTCCTCCACGGAGGCGCACGCGCGGGAAAGCGGCCCGGTCCTTCGCGTCCTGCTGTCGGCCGCGGTCGTCGTCCTCGCGGGCGGCGGCGGCTTCTGGCTCTACGTTCAGAAGAAGGCGGCGAAGCCGCAGCCGCCTTCTCCCGCCGAGGCCTCGGCCCCGTCCGTGCCGGCGCCGGCCGCAACGACCGCCTCGTCCAACGCCCCCGCGACTGCCCTGGTCCCGTCAACCGCCGCTCCCGAGCCGGCCCCGGCCTCCGCGTCGGCGCCACCCGTGGCCGTCGCGCCCGAACCCACCCTGGCACCGACTCCGGCAGGTCCCGTCATGGTCACGTTCCGCTCCAACCAGGTCGCGACTCTGACCATCGACGGGAAGAAGAAGGGCTCGGTCCCTCCTGCCGGCACGCGGTTCTCCGTGGAGCCCGGCAAGCACACCGCGGTCTTCGGGATTCCAGGGTTCATGACGCTGCCGCCCGTCACGTTCGTGGTGGACGGACTCGACACGATACCCGTCACGGCGATCTTCCCTGCGAAGGGACAGATCGTACTCACCGTATCGCCGCCCGGCGCCGAGATACGGATCGACGGCGTGGCGCAGGAGCCGCCAGCCGCGCCCCCGTTCAAAAAGTTCCTCGTGGCCGGGCAGCACGACATCGTCGTCAGCATGCCGGGCTACCGCACGGAGACGAAGGCGATCGACCTCGAAGAAGAGGCCCAGAACACGTACAGGTTCGACCTGAAGAAAGAATAG
- a CDS encoding thiolase family protein produces MASPSIVVAEGVRTPMAEYNGLFADMTATDLAVLASQEALRRARFEPGEIGHVIVGNVLQTSSDAIYLSRHVGLRAGVPQEVPAVTVNRLCGSGFEALVQAKHRILLGEAEVVLAGGTENMSQAPFVVRGARTGLRLGQGKLEDSLMSGLFDTVPGLAMAQTSDNVARRHGITREEQDAYALESQRKAAEAWASGRLAEEVVAVEAKKGRKTVTVSKDDHMTPDTTLEGLAKLSPAFGKDGMVTGGNASGIVDGAAMMVVTTEERARAKGIVPLGRLVADAVTGCDPAFMGLGPVAASRAALAKAGKSLADMDLVEINEAFAGQILGVLKELGVDRAKLNVNGGAIALGHPLGASGARLTLTLLKELRRRGKRWGLASACIGGGQGIAVVVEALS; encoded by the coding sequence ATGGCCTCACCTTCCATCGTCGTCGCCGAGGGCGTACGCACGCCCATGGCCGAGTACAACGGCCTCTTCGCCGACATGACGGCCACCGATCTCGCCGTCCTCGCGTCGCAGGAAGCGCTCCGCCGCGCTCGCTTCGAGCCGGGCGAGATCGGCCACGTCATCGTCGGCAACGTCCTCCAGACGTCGTCCGACGCGATCTACCTCTCGCGCCACGTCGGCCTGCGCGCCGGCGTTCCTCAGGAGGTTCCCGCCGTCACGGTGAACCGGCTCTGCGGCTCGGGCTTCGAGGCGCTCGTGCAGGCAAAACACCGGATCCTCCTCGGCGAGGCCGAGGTCGTCCTCGCGGGCGGAACGGAGAACATGAGCCAGGCGCCGTTCGTGGTCCGCGGGGCGCGCACGGGGCTCCGGCTCGGCCAGGGCAAGCTCGAGGACTCGCTCATGAGCGGCCTCTTCGACACGGTGCCCGGTCTCGCGATGGCGCAGACGTCCGACAACGTCGCGCGCCGCCACGGGATCACGCGGGAGGAGCAGGACGCGTATGCGCTCGAAAGCCAGAGGAAGGCCGCGGAGGCGTGGGCGTCCGGGCGGCTCGCGGAGGAGGTCGTCGCCGTCGAGGCGAAGAAGGGCCGGAAGACCGTGACGGTGTCGAAGGACGACCACATGACGCCCGACACGACGCTGGAAGGGCTCGCGAAGCTGAGCCCGGCGTTCGGCAAGGACGGCATGGTGACGGGCGGCAACGCGTCCGGGATCGTGGACGGGGCGGCAATGATGGTCGTGACGACCGAGGAGCGCGCACGCGCGAAGGGCATCGTGCCGCTCGGCCGTCTCGTCGCCGACGCCGTCACCGGCTGCGACCCGGCGTTCATGGGCCTCGGCCCGGTTGCCGCGAGCCGCGCGGCGCTCGCGAAGGCGGGGAAGTCTCTCGCCGACATGGACCTCGTCGAGATCAACGAAGCGTTCGCGGGCCAGATCCTCGGCGTGCTCAAGGAGCTCGGCGTCGACCGGGCGAAGCTGAACGTGAACGGCGGCGCGATCGCGCTCGGGCACCCGCTCGGGGCGAGCGGCGCACGCCTGACGCTCACGCTGCTCAAGGAGCTCCGCCGCCGCGGCAAGCGCTGGGGCCTCGCCTCGGCGTGCATCGGCGGGGGCCAGGGCATCGCGGTCGTGGTTGAGGCGCTCTCGTAG
- a CDS encoding DinB family protein, protein MRMIDPMLMEFDRESATTKKLLSRVPADKYSWKPHAKSMSLGALAGHIAGMPHWVAGSLLPGEFDLATGGDGTAKEPASAEALMKTFEEAAAAAKVAMAQLDDARAMGPWTLRKGPAVIMEMPRIAFVRTILLNHLIHHRGQLSVYLRLLDVPVPSIYGPSADENPFG, encoded by the coding sequence ATGCGCATGATCGATCCGATGCTGATGGAGTTCGACCGAGAGAGCGCGACCACCAAAAAGCTTCTCTCGCGGGTGCCGGCGGACAAATACTCCTGGAAGCCGCACGCGAAGTCGATGTCGCTCGGCGCGCTCGCGGGCCACATCGCCGGAATGCCGCACTGGGTCGCGGGCTCGCTGCTTCCCGGAGAGTTCGATCTGGCCACGGGCGGTGACGGCACGGCGAAGGAGCCGGCGAGCGCCGAGGCCCTCATGAAGACCTTCGAGGAGGCCGCCGCGGCCGCGAAGGTCGCGATGGCGCAGCTCGACGACGCGCGGGCGATGGGTCCCTGGACGCTTCGGAAGGGGCCCGCCGTGATCATGGAAATGCCGCGCATCGCGTTCGTGCGGACGATCCTCCTGAACCATCTCATCCACCACCGCGGGCAGCTCTCGGTGTACCTGCGGCTCCTCGACGTGCCCGTGCCCTCCATCTACGGGCCGAGCGCGGACGAGAATCCGTTCGGGTGA